One Microvirga thermotolerans DNA window includes the following coding sequences:
- a CDS encoding aldo/keto reductase: MQYRRLGRTDLNVSLICLGTMTWGQQNTEADGHAQMDYALDHGINFFDTAELYSIPPRPETQGSTERIIGSWFKARGTRDKVILATKVVGRSDNTWFRDDGAKAELSRAQIEEAVNKSLKRLQTDYIDLYQIHWPDRPMPWGSNPTIYRHMEGDSHPIEETVAIMSDLVKAGKIRHFGLSNESAWGAMTFLKATEATPGLARIQSIQNAYNLLNRTYEVALAEVSMREDVSLLAYSPLAQGYLTGKYLDGARPPGARTTLFNRGQRYETPGAEAAIRKYVALAREFGLDPAQMALAYVNSRPFVTSNIIGATSMEQLRTDIASIDVTITPELEKRIDAIHLEHCNPCP; this comes from the coding sequence ATGCAGTATCGCCGCCTCGGCCGCACGGACCTCAACGTCAGCCTCATCTGCCTCGGCACCATGACCTGGGGCCAGCAGAACACCGAGGCCGACGGCCATGCCCAGATGGACTACGCCCTCGACCACGGCATCAACTTCTTCGACACCGCGGAGCTCTATTCCATACCGCCGCGGCCGGAGACGCAGGGATCGACGGAGCGCATCATCGGCTCCTGGTTCAAGGCGCGCGGCACCCGCGACAAGGTGATTCTCGCCACGAAGGTGGTGGGACGCTCCGACAACACCTGGTTCCGCGACGACGGCGCGAAGGCCGAACTGTCCCGCGCGCAGATCGAGGAGGCGGTGAACAAGAGCCTCAAGCGCCTCCAGACCGACTACATCGACCTCTACCAGATCCACTGGCCCGACCGCCCGATGCCCTGGGGCTCGAACCCGACGATCTACCGCCACATGGAGGGCGATTCGCACCCCATCGAAGAGACCGTCGCGATCATGAGCGACCTGGTGAAGGCCGGAAAGATCCGCCATTTCGGCCTCTCGAACGAGAGCGCCTGGGGCGCCATGACGTTCCTGAAGGCGACCGAGGCGACGCCCGGCCTGGCGAGGATCCAGTCGATCCAGAACGCCTACAATCTCCTCAACCGCACCTACGAGGTCGCCCTCGCCGAGGTGTCCATGCGCGAGGATGTGAGCCTGCTCGCCTACTCGCCCCTGGCCCAGGGCTACCTGACCGGCAAGTATCTCGACGGGGCCCGCCCGCCGGGCGCGCGCACGACCCTGTTCAACCGCGGCCAGCGCTACGAGACGCCCGGGGCCGAGGCGGCGATCCGCAAGTACGTCGCCCTCGCGAGGGAATTCGGCCTCGACCCGGCGCAGATGGCCCTGGCCTACGTGAACTCCCGGCCCTTCGTGACCTCGAACATCATCGGCGCGACCTCCATGGAGCAGCTGAGGACGGACATCGCCTCCATCGACGTCACGATCACGCCGGAACTCGAGAAGCGCATCGACGCCATCCACCTGGAGCACTGCAACCCCTGCCCGTGA
- a CDS encoding YeiH family protein, with translation MKRQRIASLAPGVGLCMAISLVAFGLQLAEEHWTGRPWLEALVIAILLGTALRTAWTPGGKFLPGIAFSGKTLLEIAVVLLGASISFQAVAAAGSGLVLGIAAVVFAAIGASFGLCRLLGLPWRMGVLVACGNSICGNSAIAAVAPVIGAKGEDVTSSIAFTAILGVVVVLSLPLLVPLLNLSETQYGVLAGLTVYAVPQVLAATMPVGVASTQLGTLVKLVRVLMLGPVVVLLSLVAGGRGRSASLSFGRLVPWFIVGFLALAALRSAGAIPDAVLRGIMPAATALTIVSMAALGLGVDLRVLGRVGGRVTLAVSLSLVVLLGISLALIRFLGVA, from the coding sequence ATGAAGAGGCAACGCATCGCATCGCTGGCGCCCGGTGTCGGGCTGTGCATGGCGATCTCCCTCGTCGCCTTCGGCCTGCAGCTGGCGGAGGAGCACTGGACCGGCCGTCCCTGGCTGGAGGCCCTCGTCATCGCCATCCTCCTCGGCACGGCGCTGCGCACCGCCTGGACGCCGGGCGGGAAATTCCTTCCCGGCATCGCCTTCAGCGGCAAGACGCTGCTCGAGATCGCGGTGGTGCTGCTCGGCGCCTCCATCAGCTTCCAGGCGGTGGCCGCGGCGGGCTCTGGCCTCGTCCTCGGCATCGCCGCCGTGGTCTTCGCCGCCATCGGCGCGAGCTTCGGCCTGTGCCGGCTGCTCGGGCTTCCCTGGCGCATGGGCGTCCTCGTCGCCTGCGGCAATTCCATCTGCGGCAACTCGGCCATCGCGGCGGTCGCTCCCGTCATCGGCGCGAAGGGGGAGGACGTGACCTCCTCCATCGCCTTCACGGCGATCCTCGGCGTCGTCGTCGTGCTCTCCCTGCCGCTCCTCGTGCCGCTCCTGAACCTGTCCGAGACGCAGTACGGCGTCCTCGCCGGGCTCACGGTCTATGCGGTGCCGCAGGTGCTGGCCGCGACCATGCCGGTCGGCGTGGCGAGCACGCAGCTCGGGACCCTCGTGAAGCTGGTGCGGGTGCTCATGCTCGGGCCCGTGGTGGTCCTGCTCTCGCTCGTGGCGGGCGGCCGGGGGCGGAGCGCGTCCCTCTCCTTCGGCCGGCTGGTGCCCTGGTTCATCGTCGGCTTCCTCGCCCTCGCGGCCCTGCGCTCCGCGGGCGCGATCCCGGATGCGGTGCTGCGCGGGATCATGCCCGCCGCGACGGCCCTCACCATCGTCTCCATGGCGGCTCTCGGGCTCGGGGTGGACCTGCGCGTGCTCGGCCGGGTGGGCGGCCGCGTGACGCTGGCGGTGAGCCTCTCCCTCGTCGTGCTGCTCGGCATCAGCCTCGCCCTCATCCGCTTCCTCGGAGTGGCGTGA
- a CDS encoding 4a-hydroxytetrahydrobiopterin dehydratase yields the protein MKPLSDSERAELLPALDGWSLVEGRDAIRKRFVFEDFGAAFAWMSRVALAAEKAGHHPEWFNVYNRVDVVLSTHDAGGLTRRDVELAQRMDLYASGLLKA from the coding sequence ATGAAACCTCTCTCCGACAGCGAGCGCGCCGAACTCCTGCCCGCCCTCGACGGCTGGAGCCTGGTCGAGGGGCGCGACGCGATCCGCAAGCGGTTCGTCTTCGAGGATTTCGGCGCCGCCTTCGCCTGGATGAGCCGCGTCGCCCTCGCGGCGGAGAAGGCCGGCCACCATCCGGAATGGTTCAATGTCTACAACAGGGTGGACGTGGTCCTCTCGACCCACGACGCCGGCGGCCTCACCCGCCGGGACGTCGAGCTGGCGCAGCGCATGGACCTCTACGCCTCGGGCCTCCTGAAGGCCTGA
- a CDS encoding arylesterase, with protein MAIIFACVATLAALLLPAAAQPRGEPGRGGEPIRLVALGDSLTAGYGLPQGTAFPAVLEKALKAKGYNVEIANAGVSGDTASGGLDRLDWSVPDGTDGVILELGANDMLRGLDPAIPRRAIETIVERLKARGIPVMLAGMAASRNLGADYAEKFDSLYRDIAEKHGLVLYPFFLDGVAGDPSLNLQDGLHPTARGIEIVVARILPTVETFLATLPRR; from the coding sequence ATGGCGATCATTTTTGCGTGTGTCGCCACCCTCGCCGCTCTTCTCCTCCCCGCCGCCGCGCAGCCCAGGGGAGAGCCCGGGCGCGGCGGCGAGCCGATCCGCCTCGTCGCCCTCGGCGACAGCCTCACCGCCGGCTACGGCCTGCCGCAGGGCACCGCCTTCCCGGCGGTGCTGGAGAAGGCCCTGAAGGCGAAGGGCTACAACGTGGAGATCGCCAATGCGGGCGTCTCGGGTGACACGGCCTCCGGCGGCCTCGACCGGCTCGACTGGTCGGTCCCCGACGGGACGGACGGGGTGATCCTGGAGCTCGGCGCCAACGACATGCTGCGCGGCCTCGACCCCGCCATTCCGCGCCGGGCCATCGAGACCATCGTGGAGCGGCTGAAGGCGCGCGGCATTCCCGTGATGCTCGCCGGCATGGCGGCCTCGCGCAATCTCGGCGCGGACTACGCGGAAAAGTTCGATTCCCTCTACCGGGACATTGCGGAGAAGCACGGCCTTGTGCTCTATCCCTTCTTCCTGGATGGAGTCGCCGGCGATCCCAGCCTCAACCTCCAAGACGGCCTTCACCCGACGGCCAGGGGGATCGAGATCGTCGTCGCGCGCATCCTGCCCACCGTCGAGACATTTCTCGCCACCCTCCCCCGGCGCTGA
- a CDS encoding MFS transporter, producing the protein MRWGRPRIARADPLLRRLVSMFRSFLAARGGLWRNPDFMKLWAAQSLSAVGARFTREGLPIVAALLLDASATDLGLLVALSALPGVLLSPFAGAWIDRTRRRRVLILADLVRAAALATLPVMAWLDAITIGQVMGVAAVVALFSMIFQTADNAYLPTVVEKERLLEGNAKLATTDAVAEIAGPALAGVAIQLVTAPVAILFDALSYLWSAALLASIRRVEPARAAQDEAPDIWRETREGLRFVLSHPVLRPLNLCLATLTFFLSFFSPLYVLYAVRELGIAPGPLGLIIALGGISALVGARYAEAAGRRLAPRRLLMGALLAYGLVLAFIPLAGGPFWAAASLLCLSQLFGDGISVVFFTNATTLRQESTPEILRGREGGTYHLLTGGLGLVAALVAGLAADAVGIRPVLWVAVAGVLASGLWLLAMPEKERP; encoded by the coding sequence ATGCGCTGGGGCCGCCCGCGCATCGCCCGGGCCGACCCGCTCCTCCGAAGGCTCGTTTCCATGTTCCGGTCGTTCCTCGCCGCCAGAGGCGGGCTCTGGCGCAATCCCGATTTCATGAAGCTGTGGGCGGCGCAGAGCCTGTCCGCCGTCGGCGCGCGCTTCACGCGCGAGGGGCTGCCGATCGTCGCGGCCCTGCTGCTCGACGCCTCCGCCACCGATCTCGGCCTGCTGGTGGCGCTGAGCGCCCTGCCGGGCGTTCTCCTCAGCCCCTTCGCCGGCGCCTGGATCGACCGCACCCGCCGCCGGCGCGTCCTGATCCTGGCCGATCTCGTCCGCGCCGCGGCCCTGGCGACGCTGCCGGTCATGGCCTGGCTCGACGCCATCACCATCGGGCAGGTCATGGGCGTGGCGGCGGTGGTCGCCCTCTTCTCCATGATCTTCCAGACCGCGGACAACGCCTATCTCCCGACCGTGGTCGAGAAGGAGCGGCTCCTCGAGGGCAACGCGAAGCTCGCCACCACGGACGCGGTGGCCGAGATCGCCGGGCCGGCGCTCGCGGGCGTCGCCATCCAGCTCGTGACGGCCCCCGTCGCCATTCTCTTCGATGCCCTGTCCTACCTCTGGTCGGCGGCGCTCCTCGCCTCGATCCGGCGCGTCGAGCCGGCCCGCGCGGCGCAGGACGAGGCCCCGGACATCTGGCGGGAGACGCGGGAGGGCCTGCGCTTCGTCCTCTCGCACCCGGTGCTGCGCCCGCTCAACCTGTGCCTTGCGACGCTCACCTTCTTCCTCTCGTTCTTCTCGCCCCTCTACGTGCTCTATGCGGTGCGCGAGCTCGGCATCGCGCCGGGCCCCCTCGGTCTCATCATCGCCCTGGGCGGGATCAGCGCCCTCGTCGGCGCGCGCTATGCGGAGGCGGCGGGGCGGCGCCTGGCGCCGCGCCGGCTTCTCATGGGTGCGCTTCTCGCCTACGGTCTCGTCCTCGCCTTCATTCCGCTCGCAGGCGGCCCGTTCTGGGCGGCGGCGTCCCTGCTGTGCCTCTCCCAGCTCTTCGGGGACGGGATCTCGGTGGTCTTCTTCACCAACGCCACCACCCTTCGCCAGGAATCGACCCCGGAGATCCTGCGGGGACGGGAGGGCGGGACCTACCACCTCCTGACCGGGGGGCTCGGCCTCGTGGCGGCCCTGGTCGCGGGCCTCGCCGCCGACGCGGTCGGCATCCGGCCGGTGCTCTGGGTCGCGGTCGCCGGCGTGCTGGCCTCCGGCCTCTGGCTCCTCGCCATGCCGGAGAAGGAGCGCCCGTGA
- the thpR gene encoding RNA 2',3'-cyclic phosphodiesterase, which yields MPRLFTGLEIPPEIGLALAACRGGLPGARWVDPENYHITLRFIGDIDERTAQDVLSVLGEGRRREPLPVTIDGLDTFGGGRPRVVFARASASRDMSELQAEHERLMRRIGLPPDTRRFTPHVTLARLRDASPLDVADYFAARAPFPKLTFTAARFVLFSSRGSVGGGPYVVEAAYPLG from the coding sequence ATGCCCCGCCTGTTCACCGGCCTCGAGATTCCGCCCGAGATCGGCCTCGCCCTCGCCGCCTGCCGCGGCGGCCTGCCGGGGGCGCGCTGGGTCGACCCGGAGAACTACCACATCACCCTGCGCTTCATCGGCGACATCGACGAGCGGACGGCGCAGGACGTCCTGTCGGTCCTGGGCGAGGGCCGGCGGCGCGAGCCCCTGCCCGTCACCATCGACGGGCTCGACACCTTCGGCGGCGGCCGGCCGCGGGTCGTGTTCGCCCGCGCCTCCGCCTCGCGGGACATGAGCGAGCTGCAAGCGGAGCACGAGCGCCTGATGCGCCGGATCGGGCTGCCGCCGGACACGCGCCGGTTCACCCCGCACGTGACCCTGGCCCGCCTGCGCGACGCCTCGCCCCTGGACGTGGCCGACTACTTCGCCGCCCGCGCTCCCTTCCCGAAGCTCACCTTCACCGCGGCGCGATTCGTGCTCTTCTCCTCGCGCGGCTCCGTCGGCGGCGGCCCCTACGTGGTCGAGGCGGCCTACCCGCTGGGGTAA
- a CDS encoding ABC transporter ATP-binding protein, translated as MGMQDKAIALQDVDLSLGRGPARVHILKGVSLAVGRGEAVGLVGPSGSGKSTLLMTMAGLERPDSGTVVVDGTDLTGLDEDALARFRGRRIGIVFQSFHLIPTMTALENVALPLELAGEPDAFERAEAEMRAVGLGHRLHHYPSQLSGGEQQRVAIARAIVPNPAILVADEPTGNLDESTGRSVVDLLFALRRERGATLVLVTHDLNLARLCDRTVRLRSGRIDADAAAAA; from the coding sequence ATGGGCATGCAGGACAAGGCCATTGCGCTGCAGGATGTGGACCTGAGCCTCGGGCGGGGGCCCGCGCGGGTGCACATCCTCAAGGGCGTCTCCCTCGCCGTGGGGCGGGGGGAGGCGGTCGGCCTCGTCGGGCCGTCCGGCTCGGGCAAGTCCACCCTGCTCATGACCATGGCGGGCCTGGAGCGGCCGGATTCCGGCACGGTCGTCGTCGACGGGACCGACCTCACCGGCCTCGACGAGGACGCGCTCGCCCGGTTCCGCGGGCGGCGCATCGGCATCGTGTTCCAGTCCTTCCACCTCATCCCCACCATGACCGCCCTCGAGAACGTGGCCCTGCCGCTCGAACTCGCCGGCGAGCCGGACGCCTTCGAGCGGGCGGAGGCGGAAATGCGGGCCGTGGGCCTCGGCCACCGGCTCCACCACTACCCCTCGCAGCTCTCGGGGGGCGAGCAGCAGCGGGTCGCCATCGCCCGCGCCATCGTGCCGAACCCGGCGATCCTCGTCGCCGACGAGCCGACCGGGAACCTGGACGAGAGCACGGGCCGCTCCGTCGTCGACCTGCTCTTCGCCCTCCGGCGCGAGCGGGGCGCGACCCTCGTCCTCGTCACCCACGACCTGAACCTCGCCCGCCTGTGCGACCGCACCGTGCGGCTGCGGTCGGGACGCATCGACGCCGATGCGGCGGCCGCGGCCTGA
- a CDS encoding Bax inhibitor-1/YccA family protein, with protein MQPYEQNQYAAGTGFARTAAQVDQGLRAFMLGVYNNMILGLAISALVALGINMLATTSDPSMAVARMGNVGLTSFGVALYGSPLKWVVALAPLAFIFLFSFRMERMSAAAARGTFFAFAAVMGASLSTLLIVFTGASVVQVFFITAAAFGALSLWGYTTGRSLSGMGSFLVMGLVGLILASLVNLGMVAFGYVVPAFQMIISILGVLIFAGLTAYDTQKLKEMYLYGNYDGEAAAKASIFGALQLYLDFINMFQFLLALLGNRNE; from the coding sequence ATGCAACCGTATGAGCAAAACCAATACGCCGCTGGCACCGGCTTTGCCCGGACGGCCGCACAGGTCGACCAAGGCCTGCGCGCCTTCATGCTCGGCGTCTACAACAACATGATCCTGGGCCTTGCCATCTCGGCCCTGGTCGCGCTCGGCATCAACATGCTGGCCACGACGAGCGATCCGTCCATGGCGGTGGCCCGGATGGGCAATGTGGGCCTGACGTCGTTCGGCGTCGCGCTGTACGGCTCGCCGCTCAAGTGGGTCGTGGCGCTCGCCCCGCTGGCCTTCATCTTCCTGTTCTCGTTCCGCATGGAGCGCATGTCGGCGGCCGCGGCGCGCGGCACCTTCTTCGCCTTCGCGGCGGTGATGGGCGCCTCGCTCTCCACGCTGCTCATCGTGTTCACCGGCGCGAGCGTGGTCCAGGTGTTCTTCATCACGGCGGCCGCCTTCGGCGCGCTGTCCCTGTGGGGCTACACCACCGGACGCAGCCTCTCCGGCATGGGCTCCTTCCTTGTGATGGGCCTGGTCGGCCTGATCCTGGCCTCGCTGGTGAACCTGGGCATGGTGGCGTTCGGCTACGTGGTGCCGGCCTTCCAGATGATCATCTCGATCCTCGGCGTTCTGATCTTCGCGGGCCTCACCGCCTACGACACGCAGAAGCTGAAGGAGATGTATCTCTACGGCAACTACGACGGCGAGGCGGCTGCCAAGGCGTCGATCTTCGGCGCGCTGCAGCTCTACCTGGACTTCATCAACATGTTCCAGTTCCTGCTCGCCCTCCTGGGCAACCGCAACGAGTAG
- a CDS encoding ABC transporter permease — protein MHGTLSAPRRPPKRAASPPILRLALRELRAGLRGFGVFIACIALGVAAIAGVSSLSRSLTEGISREGRRILGGDMAFSLLQRQANDAERAFLASRGSVSTVASLRAMANAGDRGAALVEMKAVDGAYPTVGTLETEPPLAPAALFAERDGAFGAAADPALLARLDLKVGDRIRVGDAAIELRASLMSEPDKIANGIGFGPRLLVSQEALAATGLVQPGSLVRWTYRLVVPPARSTDEGLAAVEAEAGRALPEAGWNVRTRVNADPRFARNIERFTQFLTLVGLTALLVGGVGVANAVRGFVDRKRASIATLKSLGAPGGQVVALYLTQVLLIAGLGIALGLAAGGALPFAVSGLFGSLLPTPIRPTLAWMELGIALLYGVLAALVFALPSLGRAHDIPVSGLFRDQVEPERRWPRRRYLAALVLALAALVGLSVAAAYDRRIALMFVAAAAGSFALLRLVALGIMALARRLPRPRRTAPRLALANIHRPGALTPSLVLSLGLGITLLVTLALIDSNLTRQLKQTLPERAPSFFFLDIPNAQADAFEAFVKAQAPGAAMDRVPMMRGRIVSLRGVPVSEIRADEEVSWVLDGDRGITYAKAPPEGSRLVAGAWWPEDYRGRPLVSFDARIAEGLGLKLGDEVTVNVLGRNVTAAIANLRQVEWRSLGINFVMVFSPNTFAGAPHTHLATVTFPNGSDAATDARLLRSAAQAFPAVTSVRVKDALDAVNDVVSQLVTAIRGASAVALAASLLVLAGALAAGHRARLYDAVVLKTLGATRARLLLAYALEYGFLGGATAVFGLLAGALAAYMIVVHVMNLSFVADLSGAILASVLAVLVSVCLGLLGTWRILSQKPALYLRDL, from the coding sequence ATGCACGGCACCCTGTCCGCTCCCCGAAGGCCGCCGAAGCGGGCCGCCTCCCCGCCGATCCTCCGCCTCGCCCTGCGCGAGCTGCGCGCGGGCCTGCGCGGCTTCGGCGTCTTCATCGCCTGCATCGCCCTCGGGGTCGCGGCCATCGCGGGGGTCTCCTCCCTGTCGCGGTCCCTGACGGAGGGCATCTCCCGCGAGGGGCGCCGGATCCTCGGCGGCGACATGGCCTTCTCCCTGCTCCAGCGGCAGGCGAACGACGCGGAACGCGCCTTCCTCGCCTCCAGGGGCTCTGTCTCCACCGTCGCGTCCCTGCGCGCCATGGCCAATGCGGGCGACAGGGGCGCCGCCCTCGTCGAGATGAAGGCGGTGGACGGGGCCTATCCCACCGTCGGCACCCTCGAGACGGAGCCGCCCCTGGCTCCCGCCGCCCTCTTCGCGGAGCGGGACGGCGCCTTCGGCGCGGCGGCCGATCCCGCCCTGCTCGCCCGGCTCGACCTGAAGGTGGGGGACCGGATCAGGGTGGGCGACGCGGCAATCGAGCTCCGGGCGAGCCTCATGTCGGAGCCCGACAAGATCGCCAACGGCATCGGCTTCGGGCCGCGCCTCCTCGTCTCGCAGGAGGCCCTGGCGGCGACCGGCCTGGTCCAGCCCGGCAGCCTCGTCCGCTGGACCTACCGGCTCGTCGTGCCGCCCGCCCGATCCACCGACGAGGGGCTCGCCGCCGTCGAGGCGGAGGCCGGCCGCGCGCTGCCGGAGGCGGGCTGGAACGTCCGCACCCGGGTCAATGCCGATCCGCGGTTCGCCCGCAACATCGAGCGCTTCACCCAGTTCCTCACCCTCGTCGGCCTCACCGCGCTCCTCGTCGGAGGCGTCGGGGTGGCGAACGCCGTGCGCGGATTCGTGGACCGCAAGCGGGCCTCCATCGCGACCCTCAAGAGCCTCGGCGCCCCCGGCGGGCAGGTGGTGGCGCTCTACCTCACCCAGGTTCTCCTGATCGCGGGCCTCGGGATCGCCCTCGGGCTCGCGGCGGGCGGCGCGCTGCCGTTTGCCGTGTCCGGCCTGTTCGGCTCCCTGCTGCCGACCCCGATCCGCCCGACGCTGGCCTGGATGGAGCTCGGCATCGCGCTCCTCTACGGGGTGCTCGCGGCCCTCGTCTTCGCCCTGCCGTCCCTCGGGCGGGCGCACGACATCCCGGTCTCCGGCCTGTTCCGGGACCAGGTCGAGCCGGAGCGGCGCTGGCCGCGCCGCCGCTACCTCGCCGCCCTCGTCCTGGCGCTCGCGGCCCTCGTCGGCCTTTCCGTCGCCGCCGCCTACGACCGGCGCATCGCGCTGATGTTCGTCGCGGCGGCCGCCGGGTCCTTCGCCCTCCTGCGCCTCGTGGCCCTCGGCATCATGGCGCTCGCCCGGCGCCTGCCGCGGCCCCGCCGCACCGCGCCGCGGCTCGCGCTCGCCAACATCCACCGGCCGGGGGCGCTCACGCCCTCCCTGGTGCTCTCCCTCGGGCTCGGCATCACCCTTCTCGTGACCCTCGCCCTGATCGATTCCAACCTCACGCGCCAGCTCAAGCAGACCCTTCCCGAGCGCGCGCCGAGCTTCTTCTTCCTCGACATCCCCAACGCCCAGGCGGACGCGTTCGAGGCCTTCGTGAAGGCGCAGGCGCCCGGGGCGGCGATGGACCGGGTGCCCATGATGCGCGGGCGCATCGTCAGCCTGCGCGGCGTCCCCGTCTCCGAGATCAGGGCCGACGAGGAGGTGTCCTGGGTGCTCGACGGGGACCGGGGCATCACCTACGCGAAGGCGCCGCCCGAGGGCTCCCGCCTCGTGGCGGGTGCGTGGTGGCCCGAGGACTACCGGGGCCGGCCCCTCGTCTCCTTCGACGCCAGGATCGCCGAGGGGCTCGGCCTGAAGCTCGGCGACGAGGTGACGGTGAACGTCCTCGGGCGCAACGTCACCGCCGCCATCGCCAACCTGCGGCAGGTGGAATGGCGCTCGCTCGGCATCAACTTCGTGATGGTGTTCTCGCCCAACACCTTCGCGGGCGCCCCGCACACGCATCTCGCCACCGTCACCTTCCCGAACGGCTCCGACGCGGCCACCGACGCCCGCCTCCTGCGCAGCGCCGCGCAGGCCTTTCCGGCGGTCACGAGCGTGCGGGTGAAGGACGCCCTCGACGCGGTGAACGACGTGGTCTCCCAGCTCGTCACGGCGATCCGCGGCGCGAGCGCCGTCGCCCTGGCGGCGAGCCTGCTCGTCCTCGCCGGCGCCCTGGCGGCGGGCCACCGGGCCCGCCTCTACGACGCGGTGGTGCTGAAGACCCTGGGGGCGACCCGCGCCAGGCTCCTCCTGGCCTATGCCCTCGAATACGGGTTCTTAGGGGGTGCGACGGCGGTGTTCGGGCTCCTTGCCGGAGCGCTCGCCGCCTACATGATCGTGGTCCACGTGATGAACTTAAGCTTTGTGGCGGATCTTTCCGGGGCGATCCTTGCATCCGTTCTCGCGGTGCTGGTGAGCGTGTGTCTAGGTTTGCTCGGCACGTGGCGGATCCTGAGTCAAAAGCCGGCTCTATACTTGCGAGATCTTTGA
- a CDS encoding Ldh family oxidoreductase, whose amino-acid sequence MPGGEIRFAASELEARTFSALREAGADEASAGAATRAMMHASRLGIDSHGVRLAAFYAEALRSGQVNGRPAPRLHRTGAATATLDADRGLGHLAAYAGMEAACDLARESGIGAVGIVRSTHYGAAGAYALAGAEAGYVAICTTNADSLVALHGGKARFHGTNPIAAAAPVAGSKPWLLDMATSAIPYNRILLFRSLQRELPAEVAADPAGEPTRDPFRAEMLMPLGGRDFGFKGAGLAGLVTILSAVIAGARPDHLVPPMNPEDGSLPQAHDIGHFCLAIDPERFVGRAGYDALMAQYLEGLRRAPASQALAPGDREWRTLEERERSGIPVDPDTARFLRLA is encoded by the coding sequence ATGCCGGGCGGAGAGATCAGGTTCGCGGCTTCGGAGCTCGAGGCGCGAACGTTCTCGGCGCTGCGCGAAGCGGGCGCCGACGAGGCTTCCGCCGGCGCGGCGACCCGCGCCATGATGCACGCCTCGCGCCTGGGCATCGACAGCCACGGCGTGCGCCTCGCCGCCTTCTACGCCGAGGCTCTCAGGAGCGGACAGGTCAACGGCAGGCCGGCACCGCGGCTGCACAGGACGGGCGCCGCGACCGCGACGCTCGATGCGGATCGGGGCCTCGGCCACTTGGCCGCCTATGCGGGCATGGAAGCCGCCTGCGACCTTGCGCGGGAGAGCGGGATCGGAGCCGTCGGCATCGTCCGCTCCACCCATTACGGCGCGGCCGGCGCCTATGCGCTCGCGGGAGCGGAGGCCGGTTACGTCGCGATCTGCACCACGAACGCCGATTCCCTGGTGGCCCTCCATGGCGGGAAGGCCCGCTTCCACGGGACCAATCCCATCGCGGCCGCCGCGCCGGTGGCGGGGTCGAAACCCTGGCTCCTGGACATGGCGACCTCGGCGATTCCCTACAACCGGATCCTGCTCTTCCGCTCCCTGCAGCGGGAGCTGCCCGCCGAGGTGGCGGCGGATCCGGCCGGCGAGCCGACGCGCGACCCCTTCCGGGCGGAGATGCTGATGCCGCTCGGAGGCCGGGATTTCGGCTTCAAGGGAGCCGGGCTCGCGGGGCTCGTCACGATCCTGTCGGCGGTGATCGCCGGAGCGCGGCCGGACCACCTGGTGCCCCCGATGAACCCGGAGGACGGCAGCCTCCCGCAGGCGCACGACATCGGCCATTTCTGCCTGGCCATCGACCCGGAGCGCTTCGTGGGACGCGCAGGCTACGACGCGCTCATGGCGCAGTACCTGGAGGGCCTGCGGCGGGCGCCGGCGTCCCAGGCCCTCGCGCCCGGCGACCGGGAGTGGCGGACCCTCGAGGAGCGGGAGAGGTCCGGCATCCCGGTCGATCCCGACACCGCCCGCTTCCTCCGCCTCGCCTGA
- a CDS encoding histidine phosphatase family protein, translated as MPSLIFVTHPEVVIDPQVPVPEWPLSPVGRARMEAFAEALAGRGVSAVYASAERKARDGAEIVAGRLGLPVAVDPDLGENDRSATGYIAPPEFWEVVAEFFGRPEESIRGWERAVDAQARIVRAVRRVAADETSGDIVVVSHGGVGSLLTDHLQNVPIGKGSRPSHPGGGCYLVIERNPLALLRDWRTVEDGPPGPS; from the coding sequence ATGCCGTCGCTCATCTTCGTCACCCATCCCGAAGTGGTCATCGATCCGCAGGTGCCCGTTCCGGAATGGCCGCTCTCCCCCGTCGGGCGCGCCCGCATGGAGGCCTTCGCCGAGGCCCTGGCCGGGCGCGGCGTCTCGGCGGTCTACGCCAGCGCCGAGCGCAAGGCGCGGGACGGGGCCGAGATCGTGGCCGGGCGGCTCGGCCTGCCCGTGGCGGTCGACCCCGACCTCGGCGAGAACGACCGCTCCGCCACCGGCTACATCGCGCCGCCGGAATTCTGGGAGGTGGTGGCGGAATTCTTCGGCCGTCCCGAGGAGAGCATCCGCGGCTGGGAGCGGGCCGTCGACGCGCAGGCGCGCATCGTGCGGGCGGTGCGGCGGGTGGCGGCGGACGAAACCTCCGGCGACATCGTGGTCGTGTCCCACGGCGGCGTCGGCAGCCTGCTGACCGACCACCTCCAGAACGTGCCGATCGGCAAGGGCAGCCGCCCCTCCCATCCCGGCGGAGGCTGCTATCTGGTGATCGAGCGCAACCCCCTCGCCCTGCTCCGGGACTGGCGCACCGTCGAGGACGGTCCGCCCGGCCCGTCCTGA